Below is a genomic region from Planctomycetota bacterium.
TCCAGCGTGGTGGGGCCGTGGGTGGGCTCGTAGCGGGCGCGAACGTCCCGCGGTCGAGAGAGCTCGTCAGCAGGGTGGGGCGAGGCTGCCGGCTCCTCTGCCCGGCTCGGTCCGGGGCTCTCAGAGGCAGGGGCCGCACCCTCTGCGGTCGGCTGCGAGGCGGTCGGCTGTGGGGCCTGTGGCGCCGCCCCCCCAGGCATGCCTTGCGGCGGAGCCAGCGCCGGCAGGCCGTCCAGGCCTGTATCGAGTTGGCCGGGAACATGAATGGCCGCTCCGCACGCCTTGCAGCGGCCGGTCATGCCCGCATAGCGGTCGTCTACCTTGAACACGCGGCGGCAGACGGAACACTCGCCCTGGATCATGGGTCAGTGCCTTCGCGTGCAGAGGGCTCCCGCTGGCCGCCGCCCATCGAGCGAGCGGAGAGGCAGGCGGAGCCGCATGCGCCGGCCCCGCCCACCTGCTCTCATCTCGGAATGGCCGCGTCGCGCGCGCTCTTGAAAGGGCTACTTTGAGCCCTTCTTCGCCGCCTTGGGCTTAGGCGGCTCCTCGGCCACCGCCTGGGCGGCCGCCAGCCGAGCGATGGGCACGCGGAACGGGCTGCACGACACGTAGTTCATGCCCACGCGGTGGCAGAACTTCACGCTCGACGGCTCGCCGCCGTGCTCTCCGCAGATGCCCACCTTGAGGTCCGGCCTGGTCGCCCGCCCGCGCTCGATGCCGCACTGGACGAGCTCGCCCACGCCCTTCTGGTCGAGGACGTTGAATGGGTCCTCCGGCAGGATGCCGGCCTCGATGTAGTGGGGCACGAAGCCGCCTACATCGTCGCGGCTGAAGCCGAACGTCATCTGCGTGAGGTCATTGGTGCCGAACGAGAAGAACTGCGTAGCCTGGGCGATTTCGCCGGCCAGCAGGGCGGCCCGAGGGATCTCGATCATCGTGCCGTAAAGATGCGGCACCTTCTTGACGCCGTACTTCGCGGCGACCTCGGCGTGCACCTTGCCCACGAGCGCCGCCTGGTTGGCCAGCTCCTTCACGTCGCAGGTCACGGGAATCATGATCTCGGGCAGGGCCTTCTTGCCCTCCTGGGCCAGCTCGGCCGCGGCCTCGAGGATGGCGCGAATCTGCATCTCGCTCACCTCGGGGTACGTGATGCCCAGACGCACGCCGCGGTGGCCCATCATCGGGTTCGTCTCGTGGAGCGCGGCGGCACGGTCCTGGATGTCCTCCGGCGAGATGCCCAGGCTGTCGGCCAGGCGCTTCTGCTCCTCGGCCTTCCGCGGCACGAACTCATGCAGCGGCGGGTCCAGCAGCCGGATGGTGACCGGCTTGCCGGCCATCGCGGCCAGGGTGGCCTTGATGTCGCTCTTGACGTGGGGGAACAACTCGTCGAGGGCCTTGCGGCGCTCGTCCGTTGTGTTGCTGAGGATCATCTTGCGCAGCTTGAAGAGCGGCTCTTCCGAGCCTTTGCCGTAGAACATATGCTCGGTGCGGAAGAGGCCGATGCCCTCGGCGCCGAACTCCAGGGCCTTGCGCGCGTCGTCGGGCGTGTCGGCATTGGCGCGGACGCCCAGGCGGCGCACCTTGTCGCAAATCTTCAGGAAGGCGCCGAAGTACGGGTTCTCCTCGCTGCCGACGATCATCGGAAGCTCGCCCTGGTAGACCAGGCCCTTGGTCCCGTTGAGGGTGACGAAGTCGCCCTCTTGGACGGTGATGCCCGCAACGTGGAACCTCTTGGCGTGAGGGTCCACCTCCAGGGCGCCGGCGCCCACGATGCAGCACTTGCCCCAACCGCGCGCCACGAGGGCGGCGTGGCTGGTCATGCCGCCGCGCGCCGTGAGGATGGCCTGGGCGCAGCGCATGCCCTCGACGTCCTCGGGATTGGTCTCTTCACGGACCAGGATGACCTTCTTCCCACTCTTGGCCCACGCCACGGCGTCGTCGGCGCTGAAGACCACCTGGCCGCAGGCCCCGCCGGGACCGGCGGGCAGGCCCTTGGCGATGGGCTTCGCCTTCTTCTCTGCCTCCGGGTCCACAATCGGGTGGAGCAGTTCGTCGAGCTGGCTGGGCGTCACGCGCAACACGGCTTCGGCGGCCGTGATCAGCTTCGACTTCTCCATGTCGACCGCCATGCGGACCGCGGCGGGGCCATTGCGCTTGCCGACGCGAGTCTGGAGCATCCAGAGGCGACCCTCCTGGATGGTGAACTCGATGTCCTGCATGTCGCGGTAGTGCTTCTCGAGCGTGTTGCGGATGGCGACGAGTTCCTTGTAGGTCTTCGGCATGGCCTGCTCGAGGCTCGGCAGATGCGCGTGCTCGGGGTCGGGCGGCCGCGTGGCCTCGTTGAGCGGGTTGGGCGTGCGGATGCCCGCCACCACGTCCTCGCCCTGCGCGTTCGGCAGCCACTCGCCATAGAACTTATTCTCGCCCGTGGCCGGGTTGCGGGTGAACGCGACGCCCGTGGCCGACGTGTCGCCCATATTGCCGAACACCATCGCCTGGACGTTGACGGCGGTGCCCCATTCCTCGGGAATGCCCTCGATGCGACGATACGACACGGCGCGCTTGCCGCGCCAGGACTGGAAGACGGCGCGAATGCCGCCCCAGAGCTGCTCCTGGGGATCGTCGGGGAACGGCTTGCCGATCACCTCGAGAACCTTGGCCTTGTAGGTCTCGATGAGCTGCTGGAGGTCTTCGACCGTCAGATCGGTGTCCTGCGTGTACCCCTTGGCGTTCTTGAGGGCTTGCAGGGCGCGCTCGAGCTGCTGCCGCACCCCCTGGCCTTCCGCGGGCTCGAGGCCGGCGGCCTTCTCCATCACCACGTCCGAGTACATCTGGATCAGCCGGCGATAGGCGTCGTACACGAAGCGGGGGTTCTGCGTCTTGGCGATCAGCCCGGGGATCGTCTTCGAGGTCAGGCCGATGTTCAGCACCGTCTCCATCATGCCCGGCATGGACCGCCGCGCGCCGGAGCGGCACGAGACCAGGAGGGGATTCCTGGGATCGCCAAACTTCATCCCCATCACCTTCTCCACGCGGGCCATCGCCTTGTCAACGTCGCGGCGGAGCTCCGCGGGGAACTTGCCCTTCTCCTGGTAGTAGACCGTGCACATTTCCGTCGTGATCGTGAAACCCGCAGGCACCGGCAGACCCAGGTTGGCCATCTCTGCCAGGTTGGCGCCCTTGCCCCCCAGCAGGTTCTTCATGCCTGCGTCGCCATCCGCTTTCCCGCCGCCGAAGAAGTACACGTACTTTCTCGCCATCCACGCTCTCCTCGCTGCAAGCCATGAGATCGGACCAATATCCCGGCGCCCGGCCTCGACACAGAATGATGTGGAAGGGACTGACCAGGACAACGCCAGAATCATACCAAAAACGCGGCCCAAAGAGAAATCTTTTTCCGCCCCGGCCTGCACGCGGGCGCTCACACCGGCATTTGACACGAGACGCTCAGGACCGTAAGATCACGGGCAACCGGGTCTCAGCAAAGCCGCGACAACAGACGAGCGCCGCATCCCGGCGCCTGTCGCCCCTCAATGCGCCAGAGGCCGTTCGGATGCGAAATTACCTGCGCTATCTCGCCTTCATCTGGCGCTACAAGCTCCGCGTCATCGGCGCCGTCCTCTCGGGGTTGACCGCCGAGGCACTCGACATCTTCTCCGTGGCTTTCTACCTCGCCTCAAACGAAATCCTGCTGAGCTTCTACTTCTTCCCGGGCACTCGCCCCTCGATGGCCGACAAGTTCTTCTTCAAGCACCGCTACGGCCAGCAACTCGTCGCCTTCCTCGAGGAGCAGGCGAAGAGCAAGACGGCGCTCATGTGGACCGTCGTGGGCTTGGGCTTCTCCCTTTTCTGCATGGCCATCGTCCACGCGGTCCTGATATTCCTCCGGCGCTATCTGCTCGAGTCGGCCGCTCAGCGGGGCTGGATGGACTTGCTCAACCGCCTCTTCGAGCGCGTCTCAGGGCTCTCGATGCGGTTCTTCTCCCAGCGAAGCCTGGGCCACACGATGTCCACCTTCGGCCCTGACCTCGGCGAACTGGCCATGGGCGGCCGCAGCATCTTCGCGCACGCCATCCGCGACACCTTCAGCCTGCTGGCAGGGCTGGGCGCGTGCTTCCTGATCAACGTGCGCCTTTCCCTCCTCGTCTTCGGTGCGCTGCCGCTGCTCCTCTACGTCTTCAAGCGGGTGGGCGACATGGTCCGCCGCTATACGACCAAGGGCCTTGAGAAGCGCGCGGACGCCATGAAGATCCTGGCCGAGACGGTTCAGGGCATGATGGTGATCAAAGCCTACGATGCCGAGGAGTACCAGCGCGAGCGGTTCCGTGGCACCAGCCGACGCATGCTCCATTACGACCTGCGCCGCACACTGGCCAAGGCCCTTTCCGATCCCGTTACGGAGCTCGTCTACCGCGCCTGCATCTTCGTGATCGGGGCCTACGGGGTCTACCTCGTCGTCAACGCCCACCTCGAGGTGTCCATGCTCTTCCTGTTCCTCATCGGCGTCAAGCGGGTCTACGACCCCCTGAACAAGCTGCGCGATGTGAACAACGAGATTCAGGCGTGTCGCGCCGCGGCCGACCGCGTGTTCGCCATCATGGACATCCAGCCCGAGGTCCTCGAGAAGCCGAACGCCGCCCCGCTGCCTCCGCACTCGGTGGACATCGCGTTTGACCACGTCTCGTTCGCCTATGAACCGCCCGACGACGTCGTGCACGATTTCCACCTGACGATCCGGGCAGGAGAGGTGATCGCCATCGTCGGGGAGAACGGCTCCGGCAAGTCCACGCTTGCCAGCCTCCTCCTCCGGTTCTACGATCCGACCGAGGGCGCGATACGGATAGACGGCACCGACATCCGCGACGTGACCCAGACCTCGCTCCGCCGCCAGATCGGCTATGTGTCGCAGAGCGTCGTGCTCTTCAACGACACGGTTCGCCACAACATCGCCTTCGGGGATACCCACTACACCGACGAACAGATCGAGCAGGCGGCGCGCGTCGCGCTCGCTCACGAGTTCATCGCGAACGACCTGCCGAATGGCTACGAGACGCTGGTTGGAGAGGGCGGGGCCAAACTCTCGGGCGGTCAGCGCCAGCGGATCGCCCTGGCGCGCGCCTTGCTTCGCGACCCGCGCATCCTCATCCTCGATGAGGCCACTTCAGCCATGGACGCAGAGGCCGAGCACCGGCTCGAGGCCCAGCTTGCCAACTTCGCCCGGGGGCGCACCGTCATCCTCATCGCCCACCGCTTCTCCGCGTTGCGTCT
It encodes:
- the ppdK gene encoding pyruvate, phosphate dikinase produces the protein MARKYVYFFGGGKADGDAGMKNLLGGKGANLAEMANLGLPVPAGFTITTEMCTVYYQEKGKFPAELRRDVDKAMARVEKVMGMKFGDPRNPLLVSCRSGARRSMPGMMETVLNIGLTSKTIPGLIAKTQNPRFVYDAYRRLIQMYSDVVMEKAAGLEPAEGQGVRQQLERALQALKNAKGYTQDTDLTVEDLQQLIETYKAKVLEVIGKPFPDDPQEQLWGGIRAVFQSWRGKRAVSYRRIEGIPEEWGTAVNVQAMVFGNMGDTSATGVAFTRNPATGENKFYGEWLPNAQGEDVVAGIRTPNPLNEATRPPDPEHAHLPSLEQAMPKTYKELVAIRNTLEKHYRDMQDIEFTIQEGRLWMLQTRVGKRNGPAAVRMAVDMEKSKLITAAEAVLRVTPSQLDELLHPIVDPEAEKKAKPIAKGLPAGPGGACGQVVFSADDAVAWAKSGKKVILVREETNPEDVEGMRCAQAILTARGGMTSHAALVARGWGKCCIVGAGALEVDPHAKRFHVAGITVQEGDFVTLNGTKGLVYQGELPMIVGSEENPYFGAFLKICDKVRRLGVRANADTPDDARKALEFGAEGIGLFRTEHMFYGKGSEEPLFKLRKMILSNTTDERRKALDELFPHVKSDIKATLAAMAGKPVTIRLLDPPLHEFVPRKAEEQKRLADSLGISPEDIQDRAAALHETNPMMGHRGVRLGITYPEVSEMQIRAILEAAAELAQEGKKALPEIMIPVTCDVKELANQAALVGKVHAEVAAKYGVKKVPHLYGTMIEIPRAALLAGEIAQATQFFSFGTNDLTQMTFGFSRDDVGGFVPHYIEAGILPEDPFNVLDQKGVGELVQCGIERGRATRPDLKVGICGEHGGEPSSVKFCHRVGMNYVSCSPFRVPIARLAAAQAVAEEPPKPKAAKKGSK
- a CDS encoding ABC transporter ATP-binding protein, which translates into the protein MRNYLRYLAFIWRYKLRVIGAVLSGLTAEALDIFSVAFYLASNEILLSFYFFPGTRPSMADKFFFKHRYGQQLVAFLEEQAKSKTALMWTVVGLGFSLFCMAIVHAVLIFLRRYLLESAAQRGWMDLLNRLFERVSGLSMRFFSQRSLGHTMSTFGPDLGELAMGGRSIFAHAIRDTFSLLAGLGACFLINVRLSLLVFGALPLLLYVFKRVGDMVRRYTTKGLEKRADAMKILAETVQGMMVIKAYDAEEYQRERFRGTSRRMLHYDLRRTLAKALSDPVTELVYRACIFVIGAYGVYLVVNAHLEVSMLFLFLIGVKRVYDPLNKLRDVNNEIQACRAAADRVFAIMDIQPEVLEKPNAAPLPPHSVDIAFDHVSFAYEPPDDVVHDFHLTIRAGEVIAIVGENGSGKSTLASLLLRFYDPTEGAIRIDGTDIRDVTQTSLRRQIGYVSQSVVLFNDTVRHNIAFGDTHYTDEQIEQAARVALAHEFIANDLPNGYETLVGEGGAKLSGGQRQRIALARALLRDPRILILDEATSAMDAEAEHRLEAQLANFARGRTVILIAHRFSALRLADRIVVLDRGRTEAVGSHDELLSTSPTYRNLYQKQAASPGAR